From Fusobacterium sp. DD2:
GTGAAAAAATGAGAATAGGTATTATTGGAGCAATGAATGAAGAGATTATAGAGTTAAAATCTGTAATGAATAACATAGAGGAAGAAAAAGTAGGAAATTTAGTTTTTTATAAAGGAATATTAGAAGGAAAAGATGTTGTATTAGTTGAAGGTGGAATTGGAAAGGTAAATGCAGCTATATGTGTAACTATACTGATACAACATTTTAAAGTTGATAAAGTATTATTTACAGGAGTAGCAGGAGGAGTAGATCCAAGAATAGATATTGGAGATATTGTTATTGGAGATGATCTTGTAGAGCACGATGTAGACAGTACAGCTTTTGGATATGAATTAGGACAACTTCCTAGAATGAAAGAGTTTAAGTTTAAAACTGATAGAGAGCTATTTAATCTTGCTTATGAAACAGCAGTTGAAGAGTTTGGTAAAGATAGAGTATGGAAAGGAAGAATTGCAAGTGGAGACCAGTTTGTAGCTTCTGTAGAAAAGATAAAATGGTTAAAAGATACATTTGATGCTTACTGTACAGAGATGGAAGGAGCTGCAGTTGCCCATGTTTGCTATGTATTAAACATTCCATTCTTAGTAATAAGAGCAATTTCAGATAAAGCAAATCATGATGCAAAAGTTGATTATCCTGAATTTGTTAAAGTTGCAGCAAAAAATTCTAAAACAATAATAGAAGGTATACTAAAAAAAATGTAAGGTGGAGATAAAATGGATATGGATTCACTATTAAAGGAACTCTACTCTTATTCTATGCATGGGATTAAGCTTGGATTGGATAATATAAAGGCTCTTTGCGATAATATGGGTAATCCTCAAAATGATTATAAGATAATCCATATTGCAGGAACCAATGGAAAAGGATCTACTGCAACAGCAATAGAGACAATTCTATTAGAGGCTGGTTATAAAGTTGGAAAATATACATCACCTCATATTTTAAAATTCAATGAGAGAATAAGGGCTAATGAAAAAGATATCTCTGATGAAGAGATAGTAAAATACTATGAGATGGTAAAAAAAGCTATAGAGGAGACAGGAGTTAAACCTACATTTTTCGAGGTAACTACAGCTATGATGTTTAAGTATTTTTCTGACTTAAAACTTGATTATGTAGTATTGGAAACTGGTATGGGTGGAAGATTTGATGCAACTAATATAGCTGATGACAAGATTTGTGTAATAACAAATGTGACTTTTGATCATATGGAGTATTTAGGAGATACTATTTATAAGATATCCAGAGAAAAAGCTGGAATTATAAAAAAATGTAAAAATGTTATAATTGCAGATAGTGATCCTGAGTTTTTACAGGCTATACATGAAGCTATAGCTGATCCAGTAAAC
This genomic window contains:
- a CDS encoding 5'-methylthioadenosine/adenosylhomocysteine nucleosidase; its protein translation is MRIGIIGAMNEEIIELKSVMNNIEEEKVGNLVFYKGILEGKDVVLVEGGIGKVNAAICVTILIQHFKVDKVLFTGVAGGVDPRIDIGDIVIGDDLVEHDVDSTAFGYELGQLPRMKEFKFKTDRELFNLAYETAVEEFGKDRVWKGRIASGDQFVASVEKIKWLKDTFDAYCTEMEGAAVAHVCYVLNIPFLVIRAISDKANHDAKVDYPEFVKVAAKNSKTIIEGILKKM
- a CDS encoding folylpolyglutamate synthase/dihydrofolate synthase family protein; this encodes MDMDSLLKELYSYSMHGIKLGLDNIKALCDNMGNPQNDYKIIHIAGTNGKGSTATAIETILLEAGYKVGKYTSPHILKFNERIRANEKDISDEEIVKYYEMVKKAIEETGVKPTFFEVTTAMMFKYFSDLKLDYVVLETGMGGRFDATNIADDKICVITNVTFDHMEYLGDTIYKISREKAGIIKKCKNVIIADSDPEFLQAIHEAIADPVNVLEKYNYSSRLDFERFITEITIDGETYEFSLFGDYQVKNFLCAYETVIELGISKDIIRKAAKKTVWQCRFEKYSDNPLVILDGAHNIDGMTELAKIISKAYKPEDVVAVTSILKDKKVVPMLDILKTIAGDIILTSLMENPRGLSGNEIYEMLDDKKGFSVENDMLKAFTQAKGMGKKIIIICGSFYTLSKFKEEVHE